TCGGCCGCGGCTGCCGCGGCCTGAATCGCCGTCCGTGAGGACCAGAGTGCCTGATCGACACTGCCTAGGTGCCACAACGCGATTTGATCCGGTTCACGGGAAAGACAATGTCGATGAAAGCGCCTGGCCAGAGATGTCGACGCACCATGCCAAATGGCTGCAATGCCCACACCGCCCCAGGCGAATCCTGGCCTCTGGATATACCATCCTGGGCCACCCACTACTACAGCTGGAACATCAATTAACACCAACCCCCGACTTGGCACCTCTGGTAAGCCAAGTGCGGTCCAAGGGCGCCCGCTGGTGGAAACACCAGGGTGGTGCAAATCAATCGCGAACAATTGCATGCCGTCCTCGGTCCACGCGCTCACAAGAGCATGGCTGAGGTCCTCCGCTAGAGAACACCACGGTTTGGGGCCGTTCAGCCGCCAGCCTCCTCCCTGGGGCGTGGCCGTCAGCTGTTCTCCAGGACCGTGGGCTGCAAAGACTCCCCACGTTGAGTCTTCCGGCCATAATTCGTTTTGGTCGGCCTGATCGAGAATAGCCAGGGCATCCAAATGCGGTTCGATGATCCGCGCAGCAGTGAGATCAGCGGCGCCTAGAGTGGCTAGCGCTTGCCAAAGCTGCACGACATTCCCATGCTGGGGAAAGGGCAGTCTGTGCCCGAGTTTCCGAGCAAGCTCAAGCAGTGCCGTGATATCCGCTCTGCAACCTTGGGCAGTCTCATAAAGATCGTGCAGAAACTCCATATTATTTGCGTCTGCTGCCGCACGACCGGGATCCAGGCGCACCCCGAAACTTCGGTGAGGCTCCGAGGCGCTGCCTGCTACTGACGCTGCATGGGATGTTGAGGACATACTGCCAGTCTCCTTGGAGCTGAGGGGAAAAGGAACTAGCTAAGCTCGAAATATGGCTAGAACATATGTGTCAGGACTCCGCCGTCAACGCGCACCGCTGATCCATTTGTCGCGGACGCTACCGGGCTTGCCAAGAACGCCACCATGTTCGCGATTTCGCTTGGCTCGATGAATCGTTCAAGTAGCGAGGTTTGATTCGTAGCGATGATAGCTTTTTTCATGTCCGCTACTGATGCGGCTGATTGATGAGCGAGCTCCCCAACAGTTTGGGCAACACCATCGGAGTACGTGGGGCCTCCAATCACCGAGTTTACGGTGACGCCGGTGCCTCGGGTGAGCTTCGCCAAGCCATTTCCAACCGCTAGCATCGCCGCCTTTGAGGTGCCGTAGTGGATCATTTCGGCTGGGATGTTGACCCCGGATTCACTGCTCACGAAAACTACTCGGCCCCAGCCCCGCTCCAATAAGGTCGGGATCACATGTCTGGCGAGTCGTACTCCGCTGAGCACATTCACTTCGAAGTACGACCACCAGTCTTCATCAGAAATGAGATCGAACGATTTCAGCTCGAAGAGTCCAACGTTGTTGATGAGCATGTCGACGTCGGCAAGTTCGGCACAAAGTTGGGCCACCTGATCGGGGTCAGCGAAATCGGCGACCAAGCCAGCAACGGATGCTCCAGGCACTTTCTCTCGCAGCGACTCGACAGCCGCGGACAACTTCACCGCATCACGCCCGTTGATTGCCACATCCACACCCTCTTTAGCCAACGCTTTCGCAATGGCATAACCGATTCCCTGGCTCGAACCGCTGATGAATGCTTTTTTGCCGCGGAGCTGCAGATCCATAATTCTCTCCTTCTCGTCGCATACAAAAACTGCGACTTCATGATGCGCTAGAAATACCGGCACTGATTCAAAGCGACGATCCCACACGCGGATCAGCTCCCAATCAGCCCATCAGGCCCACGAACTAGAATGAGCAGGTGAGCAAGCTTGGAATCCGCGTCCTCGGTCCGATCAGCGTGGAGCACGCTGGCAGTCAGCTGCCTCTCGCCAAAGCACAACACCGTGAGATCCTCGGGATACTGATAGCCACCCACGGCAGAACGGTGTCCACAGGCCGACTTATCGAAGAGTTGTGGGAGGACGCTCCTGCCGGCGCGATCGGTGCCATCCGCACCTTTATCGGTGAAATTCGAAGAATTCTTGAACCGGAGCGTCGTCCCCGCTCGTCCTCGGCAATTCTTGTCACGACAGGCGACGGTTATGTACTCAAACCCGCATCGATCACAGTCGATCTCAGTCGGGCCGAGCAAGGAATTCGTGCGGCAGAAGGAGCGGTGAACCCGGAAACGCGCGAATCGCTGTTGACTGCCGCGTTGGAGGAGTGGCGTGGGCAAGCCTTCGAGGAGTTCAGCGCGCGCCCATGGGCCAAAAATGAAAGGGCATGGATAGCTGAACTCCGTGCGGGCGCAGTCGAGGACTTGGCCGAAACCCGGCTTGGACTAGGACGGCCGGGGGGCGCAATCGTGCTACTCGATACTCAAGTTGGCGTCCATCCTTGGCGAGAGGAAAGCTGGCGGTTGCTCGCACTCACTCTCTACCGGTCCGCACGCCAGGGAGACGCCCTCGCCGTCCTATCTCAAGCCCGCTCCACGTTGTTCCATCATCTCGAACTGGAGCCAAGTATTAGGCTGACGGAGCTCGAGGGCGCCATCAGGCGTCATGATCCTTCGCTTGACATCAACGAAGACGGCCAGTCGATCCTGGTGCGAACCGCTAACGCCACTGCCCGAACTGGGGCGCGTTCCCAGTTCGAAAGCGTGACGCTTCTCTTGCCTCTACTGGCGGTATCGGGCTCGGTGCAGTTCGCGGCCGAACAACGAATCTCCGCCATTACCGCTGCCGAACAGTTTGGTGACTCAGAACTGGCCGCGCGCGTCATCGGCGGGTTCGAGGTACCCGGTAGCTGGACTCGATCAGATGATCCGGCCCAGTCAGTGTTGATCGTCGAAGCAGCCTTACGGACTGTCTCCACACTTCCACCTGAGGCCTCGGATCGGTTGCGGGCACGGCTTCTGGCCACCATAGCCATGGAATCCCGGGGTACCGTCAACCGACTCGCTGAGGCCGTCGCAGCAGAAAGAATCGCCCGGCGCCTGAGCGACGCCTCGCTCCTGTGCTTCGCGCTCAGCGCACGCTATCTTCAAACGTTTGGGACGACAGGGCAAGCAAGTTCAAGAGAAAGGATCGGTGCAGAGATCACTGCCATAGCCGTGGGAGCGGAGCTGCCGACTTTCGAAATTGAGGGGCGTCTGATCAGGATGCAGGCGTTCTGCGCCCTCGACGACATTGGCGCAGCCTCAGAGGAGGCCGACCGTATCGACGTACTTGCCGTACGTTTCTCCCGCCCCTCGCGTCTGTCTTCACCGGTTGGTTTCGGTGGACCTTCACCGGTGGCTCCACACCCCTTGAAGGAGAAGAGATGCCCGGCTTCAGGATGGGGCTACCCGAACTGGCGCTCCGAGGATGCCATGAAAGCTCTCGACACGGTTCCAGACCCACCCCAGGATCTGATGCTGGAAGTATCGTGGTTCCTCATCGGCGTTGCTGCCATCGACACCGGCAACCGGGATGCTGGAAGGCGGGCGTACGACGCTCTTCTACCGGCGGCAGACGAGCGCGCAGGGGGCAGTGGGGCGGTGGACCTCGGATCAATCTCAGATCTGATCGACGAACTCAATCAGTTCTGCACCACCAACGATCAGCACTAAAACGAATATCCCTTGAGAAAGCACAACGCACTCTAGGGCGCACCGCGGAGGAAGGGAAACACCATGGAAGTACTCGTCATCGGTGCGGGGCTGGCAGGGCTGCGCGCAGCCGGGTTGGCCGCCAAGCAGGGGCACGACGTCACGGTCCTAGAGGCATCCACACGGGTCGGGGGACGCGTGGACACCGAGATGATTGACGGGTTCCGCTGCGATCGTGGTTTTCAACTCCTGAACCCCGGCTACCCTGATGCCCAGCGGGCTCTGAACCTCGGTGTCTTGGACCTGCATGCATGGGGGCGCGGCGTCGCAGTGCGACGCGACGGCGGCGTCAATGTGCTGGCCGATCCCTCCCGGCACCCTCTGCTGGGCCGGGGACTATTGGGTGGCACTTTAGAATTGAGCGATCTTAGCGCCGTCGTGCGTTGGTATCGTCTCGCCGGCGACAAATCACGAACGCTGCGCGAGACCATCGAAGATGCTGGTTTTTCGAGTCCTTTGCGCAAGGTCATTGAGCGTTTCTTCTCCGGGGTGGTGGGGGAAACGGAGCTGTCTGTCTCTGCACCTTTCGCCCGGCGGCTTGGCTGGTACTTCGTGAAGGGAACCCCATCGCTGCCGTCGCAAGGGATGTCGGCCATTGCGCATCAGTTGGCGGAACCCGTGGTGGATCAGATCCATTTTGGTCAGACGGTAGATTCACTGACGAGCGCGGATGGAAAGGTGGTCGTGTCCTGTGCTTCGGGGGATCGGCTAGCTGCCGATCGGGTGGTGCTCGCTGCTGGTCCTCGGGCCAGTGCCCGGCTGACTGGGCAAGTTGAGCCCGCCATGCACTCCCTGACAACGTGGTGGTTCGCCACGTCACGGCGTCCCAGCGATTCGCCTTTTCTGCATGTGGACGTGCGCGATGGTTCCCGGCTCGTCCACGCGTCGGTGGTCTCCAACGTCTGCCCGTCCTATGCCCCGGCTGGCAGTCACCTGGTGCAAGCCACGGCCGTTGGTGAACACGGCGTGGATGACGCTATGGCCCTGGCCCAGACAGCAGACATCCTGGCGGTGCACAATCCTGACTGGCGGCTATTGGTTCGTCATGACATCTCTGACGCGCTACCAGCCATCAGGCCCGGGCACCAACCCCTGGTCAGCACGATGCCTGGTGTCATTATGGCTGGGGACAGCAGGGAGGCTTCCATACAAGGGGCGCTGGCCAGCGGCACCGCAGCAGGGGAAGCGCTCGCTGGGCTGGTCCCATAAGGATCGGGCGGTCTCCCGGGAGGAACGGGTAGCCCTCGAGTGTGCGCCGAAAGGTTCCATGCCTGCGGAGGAATGGTAATTTTAGGTACTAAGACGATGGCCGCCCATCATCGACCACCACTAAAGAGACCGGACGGAGGCGGGGTACATGAGCACCTCGACTAGAACACGCGGTAACCGAGAGACCAAACGGACGTCACTATTGGGACTGTTCAAGGTCATGATCAGGCTGACACCACGTCAAGTCACTGATGAAGTTTCATTGGCGATGACGCAGATGAAGCAAAAGGGCATCCAGGCAGGTGTTGCCGTTGCCTTCTTTGTAGTTGCGTTGGTTTTCCTGGGATTTCTTGCCGTGGCCTTGATAGTCTCGGCCATCGCCGGGCTGTCCAACGTCATGGACACGTGGCTGGCCGCGCTTGCCGTCGGCGGTCTCTTTCTCATCATCCTGGTGATCTCGGCGCTGATTGGATTGTCCAAACTCAAGAAGGCGCTTCCATTGATGCCCGAAGACGCCATTCGCGGCGTGCGCCACGACATCGGCGTTTTGAAGGACGGCAAGAGCTTTGATGAGTCCACGCTTGACCGCGAAAAGCCAGAGAAGGATAAGAAGAAAGACAAAAAGAAGGATAAAGACGGCAAGCCCTCTTCGCCTGCTCCATCCTTTGGTGAGTTGAAGTCGCGCACCCGTGAGCGGCGTGAACATATTGCCGCCGTACGGGATGGGCTTGGCCGAGAGCTGGACCCCAAAGCCCGCAAAGCTGAGTTGAAGCGTAGCGCGGAGTCATCCGTTGGTAACCTCAAAGCCCATTTCACGGCATCGGGAAGTGGCGCCCATCGGTCGGCGTCGGAAGAGGGTTCATCTCTTCGTTGGAAGCCGCTTATGGTACTGGCTATCTCTGTTGGTGCCATGGTGGTCATGGCTCGGAAGCTGCTTCAGAAGTGAGGCGAAATTCCGCCGTCTAACGAGGGCGGCTGCACGGGTATGGCAGGAGGGGAGTTATCCGAGGGGAGGCGGCATAGATGAGAGTGTTTGGCGCCGGGCAACGACCAGGCGTTGAGCCAAGATTGCTCACGGTGTTCTGGACCGTTCCCAACCTGATCACGGTGGTGCGATTCCTGCTTGTTCCGGTATTCGTCTGGTTGGTGGATCAGGAACATTATGGTCGGGCCGTCATCGCGCTTGTAATCTTGGGCGCGACGGACTGGGTAGACGGGTATGTCGCCCGGTTCCTGAACCAGGTGTCGGTGGTTGGGCGGTGGTTAGACCCCGTGGCCGACAGGCTCGCCCTGATCGTGGTTGCGGCGACGTTTGTCGTTCAGGGGATTGCACCCAACTGGCTTGTATACATCATCGTCATTCCGGACGTGATTCTGGTTTCGTACGGGTTACTCCTGTTCCATGGAAGTCCGGACCTTCCCGTGAGCAAAATTGGGAAGGTTCGTACGGCTCTGTTGCTACTGGGCACTCCGTTGCTGCTGTTGCATCGGGTACCTGGCTTCGATAACGACGCGCTGTTGACTGCGGCAACCGTGATTCTTGCTCTGGGTTGCGCGGGCCACCTCTTGGCGTTTGTTGACTACCTGCGCAAGGTGACGCTAAAGCATCGTCAACTGAAGTTGATGTCGCCTCCTGAGGAAACGTCCGCTTGATGGTGTGGTTGGCTATTGGCTGTGCGCTCCTTGGTGCAGTGTTCTTGGCCTTTGGTGCACAGCGGCAGGGGAGCGCGGTCCGAGCCTCAAGTGGCGGGCTTGCACTGACCTCTTCCGGGTTCTTGCGCCTGCTACGTAATCCGCGCTGGGTATTGGGTTTATTGCTGCTTGGGGTGGGAATGGCGCTGAATATCGTCGCTTTGGCAACGGCGTCTTTGACGGTGGTTCAACCTATCGGGGCCATCGCTCTGGTCATCACGACGGTGGTCAACTCCCGGGAGCTGGGGTTACGGCTGAATCGGATCACGGTCGTGGCGATCACTGCCTGCGTGGCTGGCAGTGCGACGTTCGTGGTCCTCGCTGTGAATGTGACGCGGAGCAATGCGAGCGTGAGTGGTTCCGAGGAAGTCACCACGGTGCTTCTTGTTGGCTGCGCTGTTGCGCTCTTCGGTACTCTTGCCCTGTCGTTTAGGTTCCGTCTGGGTGCCTTCGGCTACATCTTCGGCGCTGGCGTGTTGTTTGGATTCGTCGCGGTGTTGACGAAGATCATTGCGACGCATCTGCTTGACCCCAATGGCAGGTTCCTCCTGAACGTCCCCATCTATTCGGTCTTCGCCATTGCGGCAGCTGCGGCACTGGGGTCGTGGTTCGTGCAGAGCGCCTATTCTTCGGGACCTCCGGATCTGGTGATAGCCGGTCTGACAGTCATCGATCCGATCGTGGGAATCGCCGTCGGAATGGCGGTTCTGGGAGAACTTCAGCCGGAGGTACAGCCCGTGACGGCGGTGGCCATGGGGGCCGCTGCTATCGTTGCTATTGTTGGAGTCATCGCGTTATCCAGACATCATCCTGATGTTCTGCAGCGACGGAATGAACGACGGCGGCAGTAGCCGCTTCCCCAACGCCTAACTGGAAGAACGCCCTGTGACGGAACCGGCCGGACGCAAACCTCTGACCATTCTCATTGCTGCTGATACCTATTATCCCAATATCAATGGTGCTGCCCAGTTCGGCTATCGCCTGGCCCGCGGCATGAGCGCACGCGGCCACGATGTTCATGTGGTGGCTCCCCGAGGAGGCGCTGGTGGTCCCTTCACGGAGCCTCGGGAGGAAGGTACGGTTCATCGGCTTCGATCCCGAGGAGTCTTTACGCACGAGTACTTCCGCATCTGTCTGCCGTGGGAAATCAAGGCTCACATTCGGATGCTGTTTGATCGCGTGCAACCGGACGTCGTTCATGTCCAGAGCCATTATATGATTGGTGAGCAAGTGCTGTACGAGGCGGTGCGTCGTGGTATCCGTGTTGTGGCAACGAACCATTTCATGCCTGAGAATATGAATCCGTTCCTGCCCTTCCCCCAGTGGTTCAAGGACATTATCGCGCGGAATTCTTGGCGTGACATGGGCAAGGTGATGAGTCGAGCCGATGTTGTCACCACGCCCACACCCCTGGCCGCAAAAGCCATGCACGAGCACGCATTCCTGACAAAGGTTCTCCCGCTCTCCAACGGCATTGATGCCAGCGTCTATGAGCTGCTGCCCGGTGAGGTTGTTCAGCCTCCTCCCCGGCCGATAGTGCTGTTTGCGGGAAGGTTGGCGGAGGAGAAAAACATCAATGTGCTGATTGATGCGTTGGCCCGGGTTGCTCCCGATCTTGATGTTTGTCTGGAAGTGGTTGGCGGTGGTGAGGTTCGTTCCAGCCTCGAAGCCCAGGTGGTTAGGCTTGATCTCGGTGACCGAGTGACATTCCTTGGTCTGGTGGACGATGACGAACTCCGAAGGGCTTATCTTCGGGCATCGTTGTTCGTCATGCCGGGAACAGCGGAACTACAGTCGCTGGTCACTCTGGAAGCCATGTCGGCCTCGACTCCGGTTGTTCTCGCTGACGCGATGGCGCTGCCGCACCTGGTTGATGGCGGGGTCAATGGCTTCCTTTTCACACCGAATGACAGTGCTGATCTCGCGGAAAAGATGACGCGCATCCTTTCCCTTCCGGAAGATCAGCTCCACGCCATGGGTCGGGCCAGCCGGCGCATGGTGGACCGGCACAGTCACGAAAAGACACTCAAGACGTTCGAGGCTCTCTATTACGGGGAGTCGCGGTCGTCGGAAACGGTATAGGTTCCGGTTGCCATGGCGGCAGGAGCGTCCACTAGTATGTTTGAGTTGCCTGAACAGTAATGCTCCACGGGGCTATAGCTCAGCTGGTTAGAGCGCGGGACTCATAATCCTAAGGTCCTCGGTTCAAGTCCGAGTAGCCCTACGGTCAACCCCGGTCCGGACGAATATGTCGTTCGGACCGGGGTTTTCGTGTTGTGGATTGTATCCGTAAGTTACTCATTGGTAACATGCTTCTAGGTCGGTGAACCGACCCTCGACATCATTGTGCACGCGGCAACGAAGGACTACGTCATGGCCAAACCTGTTATCGATCCCGACAACCTGCCGTATGGCGACGGCGACTTCTACGCTTTCGAGGAGCTTCTGTCTGAGGCCGAGCGTAACCGCCTCCATGAAATCCGGGCGTGGTTGAAGGCCGAGGTCAAGCCGATTGCAGCCGAGGCATGGAACCAGGGAGTCTTCCCCCGTTCCATCATTCCTAAACTCGCTGAGATCGACATCATGAGCCCGGTTCATAGGCAGGGCCACTCAAGCTTGTTCGCGGGCCTGGTGCATGCGGAGTTCACCAGGGCTGATACGTCCATCGCTACGTTCATGGGTGTCCATGACGGCCTGTTCACAGGATCCATCGAGGCGCTGGCTTCACAAGAGCAGAAGGCGGCCTGGTTGCCTGATATCTACTCGCTCAAGAAGATCGGCGCATTTGGCCTCACGGAACCGCTCGGCGGATCGGATGTTGCAGGCGGCACCCGGACGACGGCTCAGCGCGATGGAGACAACTGGATCCTGAACGGGGAAAAGCGATGGATCGGAAACGCCACCTTCTCTGACTGGGTGGTTATTTACGCACGGGATCTCGCGGATAACCAGGTCAAGGGTTTCCTTGTAGATACCACTCTCGAAGGCTACTCAGCTACGAAGATCGAGAACAAGATTTCCCTTCGGTCCGTGGAGAACGCGGACATAGTTCTCGACAATGTAATCGTCAGCGACGATTTCCATCTCAAGGGAGCCAATAGTTTCAAGGACACCAATAAGGTGCTGAAGGTTACCCGCCTGGCGGTGGCTTGGCAGGCCGTGGGCCAGCAGATGGCGGCGTTCGACGTCGCACGTCGTTACGCCGTTGAACGTCAGCAGTTCGGTCGGCCGCTGGCTTCCTTCCAGCTCATCCAGGACAAGCTTGTTCAGATCCTCGGTAATACTGTCAGCTCCATGGGCATGATGGTCCGGCTTGCTCAGCTTGAAGATGCCGGGGCAGCCAAGGATGAGCAGTCTGCCTTGGCCAAGGCCTTCACCACCGCGAGGATGCGCGAAAGTGTCGCGCATGGGCGTGCGATTCTCGGTGGGAACGGTATTGTCGTTGACTACGAAATGGCAAAGATCTTCGCTGACGCTGAGGCCATCTACTCCTATGAAGGCACCCACGAAATCAATACTCTGGTGACCGGCCGCGCTATTACCGGCATCGCTGCCTTCGTGTAGTCCGCCTCGCGGACGGCAACCTACCGCGGGAGGGGGAGCAGGATGGACGGCCGCCGGTCTCTGATGAAATCCAACGGGTCCACATACTTACTGTCAACCCTCACTCCCCAGTGGAGGCAGGCTGACTCACAGTGACCTCCGGCACCTATGGCCCCTAGCCGTTTTCCGGCAACGACGACGTCGCCCTCGCTGACAATAGCCAATGCTGGCTCAAAGCTGCTTAGTACTCCGTTCCCATGATCCACTGTGATCACGGGACGGTCGACGACGGTGCCGACGAACAGGACGCGACCGTCAGCCGGGGACACTATCTCTGTTCCTGGCGCTGCCTCCAGATCGACGCCCCGGTGCCCGCTCGCCCAGGGTTGGGGTGGGGGCTCAAAGTGGCGACTGACGTCAGGCGTAGGTTGGAGTGGCCACTGCCATGGTTCTTGTGAATCGGCCTGTGCCGTCAGCGCAGGAAAAACGATCCCAAGGCAGCAGAGCGATAGAAGTGCCAAAGCCAGTGGACGAAGCGCGGGGCCGCGGAGTTTTGACATGTATCCACCATGTGCCCTCTGGCTGCCGGATGTGAGACTGGCATGCCTCTATGTGGAGTCAGCCCCGGGCCTGGCCTGATGTGGAGGAACGGTCGCCTCCGGCGTTATAGAGAAGGGGTGCTGTAGTACACTAAGTCAAGCAGTTCGGTGTCCTAAACGAGTTTCTGTTCAGGTAACAGTATTCGAGGAGGCCATCGGACTGACTTCGCGTGTTCTGAATCCCGTCCCAATCTCGCTTATTTGCGGGGTGTGAACGGGTGCATCTCCTGCGGTCCGGTTTCTGCCGGATGGACATGCAGTTCTCCATTGCAGAGCTGATGAGCACCAGGAACTCCTGCCCAACCCGGGCAGATAGTTATCAACCGTCAAAGTGGCAGTTGCCGGGCATATTTGCCCGCCTGCCGGAAGGAGTGACGACATGCCAGTCGTTACCATGCGTCAGCTGCTCGACAGCGGCGTACATTTCGGTCACCAGACCCGTCGTTGGAACCCGAAGATGAAGCGTTTCATCTTCACGGAACGCAACGGTATCTACATCATTGACCTGCAGCAGTCGCTGTCCTACATCGACCGCGCCTACGAGTTTGTGAAGGCCACTGTTGCACACGGTGGAACAATCCTGTTCGTCGGCACCAAGAAGCAGGCTCAGGAGACCATCGCCGAGCAGGCTACACGAGTTGGCCAGCCCTACGTGAACCAGCGCTGGCTCGGTGGAATGCTCACCAACTTCCAGACTGTCGCCAAGCGGATCCAGCGTTTGAAGGAACTCGAGGAAATCGATTTCGACGACGTCGCCGGCTCCGGTCACACCAAGAAAGAACTTCTTCTTTTCAAACGTGAAATGACCAAGCTTGAGACCAACCTCGGCGGTATCCGCAACCTGACCAAGGCTCCGTCCGCAATCTGGATCGTTGACACCCAGAAGGAGCACCTGGCCGTGGACGAGGCCAAGAAGCTCAACATCCCTGTTGTCGCCATCTTGGACAGCAACTGTGACCCGGACGACGTCGACTTCCCGATCCCGGGCAACGACGACGCCATCCGCTCCGTCAACCTGCTCACTCGCGTTGTCGCAGATGCTGTTGCAGAAGGCCTCGTAGCCCGTCACAACCGTTCCGGTTCTGATTCTTCCGCGGCTGCCGAGCCGATGGCAGAGTGGGAACGCGAGCTTCTCGGGGACGCCGGGACCGAAACCACGGAAGCGCCCGCTGAGGCTGCTACTTCTGAAGCTCCGGCCAAGGCAGAAGTGACCGAAGCTCCGGCCGAGGCAGACGTTACTGAAGCCCCGGTGGATTCGGAAACGGCAGAAGAAGCAAAGTAAAGCTCAGTTTCATAGCGGCCACAGGCCGGTTGGAACCAGCGTCCGTGATAGTCCCGGATTCTTGTCCGGGACTATCACGGACGAAGACATACTGCAGATACTCACTGAAGGGGTTAACTATGGCGAACTACACCGCCGCTGATATCAAGGCTCTGCGCGAGCGCACGGGCGCCGGTATGATGGACGTCAAGAAGGCTCTTGACGAGGCGAACGGCGACGCCGACAAGGCCATGGATTTGATTCGCATC
This region of Arthrobacter roseus genomic DNA includes:
- a CDS encoding M23 family metallopeptidase; the encoded protein is MSPADGRVLFVGTVVDRPVITVDHGNGVLSSFEPALAIVSEGDVVVAGKRLGAIGAGGHCESACLHWGVRVDSKYVDPLDFIRDRRPSILLPLPR
- the rpsB gene encoding 30S ribosomal protein S2, which codes for MPVVTMRQLLDSGVHFGHQTRRWNPKMKRFIFTERNGIYIIDLQQSLSYIDRAYEFVKATVAHGGTILFVGTKKQAQETIAEQATRVGQPYVNQRWLGGMLTNFQTVAKRIQRLKELEEIDFDDVAGSGHTKKELLLFKREMTKLETNLGGIRNLTKAPSAIWIVDTQKEHLAVDEAKKLNIPVVAILDSNCDPDDVDFPIPGNDDAIRSVNLLTRVVADAVAEGLVARHNRSGSDSSAAAEPMAEWERELLGDAGTETTEAPAEAATSEAPAKAEVTEAPAEADVTEAPVDSETAEEAK